A window of the Ignisphaera sp. genome harbors these coding sequences:
- a CDS encoding DUF401 family protein: protein MSLTIILFIISTLLAFILILYGFNIAIAIGLAILVYSLPLQGLEIIEIIKDSFNLILLNTVLSLILAMFLADLFRSSGIGNKMVASLESLSPRLAAFSVPAIIGLLPMPAGAYISATIIDPLYTNCKLGSEDKTFLNYWFRHVWVTVWPLYQVVILASAILNMSFNDILYYNWPIFVGALTSGLIKSMPIMLAFSGNCIKREKHRSYSGLLYLWPFIVIAILVMVVKMPLPLSLITTIILFIAIHKPSKYAIKNGLKYSIDPTITMLIIESLIFSNVIERSGLSNQLAQHLYRYADIAVFAIPFLMVIATGFEFTFATLAFPSILPLLKGYRITLAFLGGFTGAMLSPSHACFVLSAKYFKSSLVSVYIKHLIQSIVLTIIITLSITILLMI, encoded by the coding sequence ATGTCGTTAACAATAATATTATTTATAATCTCAACATTGTTGGCCTTTATCTTAATACTATATGGATTCAACATTGCTATAGCAATTGGATTAGCCATACTGGTATACTCCTTGCCTTTGCAGGGTCTGGAAATAATAGAAATAATTAAAGATTCTTTCAATTTGATTCTTCTAAACACAGTTTTGTCTCTTATACTAGCGATGTTCCTGGCCGACTTATTTAGATCTAGTGGCATAGGCAATAAAATGGTTGCTTCTCTAGAGTCTCTCAGCCCTAGATTGGCAGCTTTTTCTGTTCCTGCAATCATAGGTCTTCTTCCAATGCCTGCTGGCGCCTATATTTCAGCAACCATTATAGATCCTCTATACACTAATTGCAAATTGGGTTCTGAAGATAAAACATTTCTCAACTATTGGTTTAGACATGTTTGGGTAACTGTATGGCCGCTTTACCAGGTTGTTATACTAGCTTCAGCTATACTTAATATGAGCTTTAATGATATACTCTATTACAATTGGCCGATATTTGTCGGAGCCTTAACCAGCGGATTGATAAAGTCAATGCCTATTATGCTTGCATTTAGTGGTAATTGTATCAAGAGAGAAAAGCATAGGAGTTATAGTGGATTACTCTATCTGTGGCCCTTCATAGTCATAGCGATACTGGTTATGGTTGTGAAGATGCCTCTTCCATTATCGCTAATAACAACAATCATCTTATTTATTGCTATCCATAAGCCATCAAAATACGCAATTAAGAATGGATTGAAGTATTCAATTGATCCAACGATAACAATGCTCATAATAGAGTCATTGATATTCAGCAATGTAATAGAAAGATCCGGTTTATCAAATCAACTAGCTCAGCATCTATATCGATACGCTGATATAGCTGTTTTTGCAATACCATTTCTAATGGTTATTGCCACGGGATTTGAATTCACATTTGCAACACTTGCCTTCCCATCTATCCTTCCACTATTGAAAGGCTATAGAATAACACTTGCCTTTCTCGGAGGCTTCACAGGCGCTATGTTATCACCTTCGCATGCATGCTTCGTGCTTTCAGCCAAATACTTCAAATCGAGTTTGGTTAGCGTATACATAAAACATCTGATACAATCAATTGTTTTGACAATAATAATTACATTGAGCATAACAATCTTATTGATGATTTGA
- a CDS encoding aldo/keto reductase — protein MQYTRLGWSGLKVSRFCLGTMSFGDPKLQTHGGGGWVVGKEEAFKVLKKAWDLGINFFDTANVYSRGKSEEILGEFVQGLDREEVVIATKVYFQIGSGINDWGLSRKHIMRAVKESLQRLKTDYIDLYQIHRWDDTTPIEETLSALTDLVRQGLVRYIGASSMWGWQFAKMYFVAEFKGYEKPVSIQTPYNLLYREEEREIIPFCKAHNIAYMAYSPTAVGVLSGKYFKDGKIVVPPDAPERLRPGVGYWYKIYVEPPENAEILKRVIEIAKNKGATPTQIALAWLLHKDVIPIIATSKVEHLEEDVEALNIKLKEDEIRYLEEPYKPKPVLHITKVQIPPELL, from the coding sequence ATGCAATACACCCGTCTTGGATGGTCTGGTTTAAAAGTTTCCAGATTTTGCTTAGGAACGATGTCATTTGGTGATCCCAAGCTTCAGACTCATGGTGGTGGTGGATGGGTTGTTGGAAAGGAGGAGGCTTTCAAGGTTTTGAAGAAGGCCTGGGATCTCGGAATAAACTTCTTTGACACAGCTAACGTGTATTCAAGAGGTAAGTCAGAGGAAATATTGGGCGAATTTGTGCAGGGACTTGATAGAGAGGAGGTAGTTATAGCCACAAAGGTTTACTTTCAGATAGGTTCAGGCATCAATGATTGGGGGTTGTCTAGAAAACATATTATGAGAGCTGTTAAAGAATCTTTACAGAGACTTAAAACAGATTATATAGATTTGTATCAGATTCATAGATGGGATGATACAACACCTATCGAAGAAACACTTTCAGCACTAACTGACTTAGTTAGACAAGGTCTTGTGAGATACATTGGAGCTTCTAGTATGTGGGGATGGCAATTCGCTAAAATGTACTTTGTGGCTGAGTTTAAGGGATATGAGAAACCTGTTAGTATTCAAACGCCATATAATTTGCTTTATAGAGAAGAGGAAAGGGAGATAATACCATTTTGCAAAGCTCATAATATAGCATATATGGCATACTCACCAACTGCTGTAGGAGTGCTATCTGGTAAATACTTTAAGGATGGAAAAATAGTTGTACCGCCAGATGCTCCAGAACGGCTTAGACCAGGTGTTGGCTATTGGTATAAGATCTATGTAGAGCCGCCAGAAAATGCTGAAATACTCAAAAGAGTTATAGAGATAGCAAAAAATAAAGGTGCCACACCAACACAAATAGCATTGGCATGGCTTTTACACAAAGATGTCATCCCAATAATAGCAACCTCTAAAGTAGAGCACCTAGAAGAAGATGTTGAAGCTTTAAATATAAAGCTTAAAGAAGATGAGATAAGATATCTTGAAGAACCTTACAAACCAAAGCCTGTACTCCATATTACGAAGGTTCAAATACCGCCAGAATTACTATAG
- a CDS encoding MATE family efflux transporter, with product MDGSERLGIYRDRILNGPVTKMLILLGAPLIVVQLVNISYNLADAYWLSQYSPILVSIPRQIWPTFFLFQALAMALSAANQTLISQYIGAKMFEEAARISRQYITVSAALGSFFGFSYYLLRPLIFGSITSVPPEIYNDVLTYSGIISLDLAASYFGICFSTILQSIGDTKTPSIVNGVSATINIVLDPLMIMGIGPFPQMGVAGAAIATVISRATGSALLVYVTIKRLPAIKNMFTKNIEPSWIESITRVGGPILLMNILNSLAFTFQLRLVNMFGVVSATAWGIGFTVIDVADATLFGLTQATAITVGQCLGAQQIGKAKQYANKSNVLVGLSVGLGALIAYLIKRNIISLFLSNNDPLADDIFLETENFLNYAILTLPFFGLFFVGMSVGRGSGHTVYPTIIGIVRLWVIRIGFGYILSLSLGSTGIWIAFALSNIFSGIASLLWVLKGSWAKPIIKT from the coding sequence ATGGATGGTAGTGAGAGGCTTGGCATCTACAGAGATAGAATCCTGAACGGCCCTGTAACAAAGATGCTTATATTGCTTGGCGCACCTCTTATCGTTGTTCAACTAGTCAATATATCTTATAATCTAGCAGATGCCTATTGGCTTTCCCAGTACTCTCCTATTCTTGTAAGCATCCCTAGGCAGATTTGGCCAACTTTCTTTCTTTTTCAGGCTCTTGCAATGGCTTTGAGTGCTGCAAACCAGACATTGATTTCGCAGTATATTGGCGCTAAAATGTTTGAAGAAGCCGCTAGAATTTCTAGGCAGTATATCACAGTTTCGGCTGCTTTAGGGAGTTTCTTTGGGTTTTCATATTATTTGCTTAGACCTTTGATATTTGGTTCTATAACTTCTGTACCCCCAGAAATCTACAATGATGTTTTAACCTATTCTGGAATAATATCACTAGATCTTGCGGCAAGCTATTTCGGTATATGCTTTTCAACAATTCTTCAAAGTATTGGAGATACAAAGACACCTTCTATAGTAAACGGCGTTTCAGCTACTATAAATATTGTTTTAGATCCTTTAATGATTATGGGAATAGGCCCTTTTCCTCAGATGGGTGTGGCTGGAGCTGCTATAGCAACTGTTATATCTCGTGCAACTGGAAGTGCACTACTAGTCTATGTAACGATAAAGAGGTTGCCAGCTATAAAAAATATGTTTACAAAGAATATAGAGCCTTCATGGATAGAATCGATAACTCGTGTTGGAGGACCAATACTTCTGATGAACATCCTAAACTCACTTGCATTTACATTTCAGCTTAGACTCGTTAACATGTTTGGCGTTGTCTCGGCAACTGCTTGGGGAATCGGGTTTACAGTTATAGATGTTGCCGATGCAACTTTGTTCGGATTAACACAGGCAACAGCTATTACAGTTGGTCAGTGTCTTGGTGCTCAGCAAATTGGGAAGGCCAAGCAGTATGCAAACAAATCCAATGTTTTGGTCGGTTTAAGTGTCGGTTTGGGAGCGTTAATCGCATATCTAATTAAGAGAAACATAATATCCTTGTTTCTATCAAATAACGATCCGCTAGCAGACGATATATTCCTTGAAACAGAAAACTTCTTAAACTATGCTATTCTAACCCTGCCATTCTTTGGCTTGTTCTTCGTCGGAATGTCTGTTGGGAGAGGCTCTGGACACACAGTATACCCAACTATAATCGGTATTGTAAGGCTATGGGTAATAAGAATAGGTTTTGGATACATCTTGTCGCTGTCACTAGGATCGACAGGAATATGGATTGCATTTGCATTGAGCAACATATTCTCAGGCATAGCCTCTTTACTATGGGTTCTTAAGGGGTCTTGGGCAAAGCCTATCATAAAAACATAG
- a CDS encoding Mrp/NBP35 family ATP-binding protein translates to MMRADLRNLKDVRNIVAVMSGKGGVGKSFVSAALAIAFRELGYSVAILDADIHGPSIPWMLGVESGSMGASIDGSIVPLDVDGIAVASFELLLPSRESPIVWRGPLKTRAILELVSKTSWGYRDFMVVDMPPGTGDEHLTIAQFLKPFVKGAVLVLTPGDLVLHVVKKAREFLKGVGIDLLGAIVNMAYFRCPVCGTIHKIFGEYSAEDIQILAEIPIKPELAQAINRGEIIKYLKSFDRELLETFIEVAKKIASKVAPSTT, encoded by the coding sequence ATGATGAGAGCAGATCTCAGAAATCTTAAAGATGTTAGGAACATTGTTGCAGTTATGAGTGGGAAGGGTGGTGTTGGAAAGTCGTTTGTATCAGCGGCATTGGCAATAGCTTTTAGAGAGCTTGGCTATAGCGTTGCTATACTCGATGCGGATATACATGGGCCTAGCATTCCCTGGATGCTAGGTGTCGAGTCAGGGTCTATGGGAGCCTCAATAGATGGGAGCATAGTACCTTTAGATGTAGACGGTATTGCAGTGGCTTCATTCGAGCTTTTGCTACCGTCGAGAGAGAGCCCCATTGTTTGGAGGGGCCCTTTAAAGACTAGGGCTATACTCGAGCTTGTATCTAAAACTAGTTGGGGCTACAGAGACTTTATGGTTGTTGACATGCCTCCTGGGACGGGAGACGAGCATTTGACAATAGCCCAGTTCCTCAAACCCTTTGTCAAGGGAGCTGTCCTAGTTCTGACACCAGGTGACCTAGTTCTCCATGTTGTTAAAAAGGCTAGGGAGTTCCTGAAGGGGGTTGGCATAGATCTTCTAGGGGCTATAGTAAACATGGCCTACTTTAGATGCCCGGTTTGCGGAACCATCCACAAAATATTTGGCGAATACAGTGCAGAGGACATTCAAATACTTGCTGAGATACCGATAAAACCGGAGCTGGCACAAGCTATAAACAGGGGGGAGATAATCAAATATTTGAAGAGCTTTGATAGAGAATTGCTCGAAACATTTATTGAGGTTGCAAAAAAGATTGCAAGTAAGGTTGCTCCCTCAACCACATAG
- a CDS encoding SPOUT family RNA methylase: MRFDYEGCVDIIVTCRLGMERVVASYIAELDPNAKAVPAPDNFMGLVIVYGVRDKSVFAEEIRRRVPEAEKIYTVLTCSKADVNSIVDAVKSVVKNLISPSDSFAVRTTRRGTHSFTSIDVNVAVGAAVKEMTNARVDLENPDKVIVIQIIKDYAYISIVPGSEFYKKMKPYKYPMYKIFNKLVVAHEPYLGPADAAYTFGTRIGREVQTYEVGELVVAPIGPVDAHSLYNFLRGLFEGIESRYEIQRKSYGREVVKTKVVVQDMYQFVRSRIGEPLIIFEPEGEPISRVSNEVAEFVMSSLKKGKRINIMIGAREGVPTSLFRYANFVLDVAPGIVISTEYALSSALIALTTILHEKLVEEKEQIA, translated from the coding sequence ATGCGATTTGATTACGAGGGCTGTGTAGACATAATAGTTACTTGTAGGCTTGGCATGGAGAGGGTAGTAGCCTCATACATAGCGGAGCTGGATCCCAATGCAAAGGCTGTTCCAGCCCCCGACAATTTCATGGGTCTCGTCATCGTCTATGGCGTTAGGGACAAGAGCGTTTTTGCAGAAGAGATTAGAAGAAGGGTTCCAGAAGCAGAGAAAATCTATACCGTTTTAACATGTTCGAAAGCCGATGTCAATAGCATTGTAGATGCTGTGAAAAGCGTTGTGAAGAACCTCATATCCCCTAGCGACAGCTTTGCTGTTAGAACAACTAGAAGGGGCACACACAGCTTCACAAGCATAGATGTCAATGTGGCTGTCGGGGCAGCTGTAAAGGAGATGACCAATGCTAGGGTGGATCTGGAGAACCCTGATAAGGTTATTGTGATTCAGATAATCAAGGACTACGCATATATAAGCATTGTCCCAGGCAGCGAGTTCTACAAGAAGATGAAGCCCTATAAATACCCCATGTACAAAATATTCAACAAGCTTGTTGTTGCTCACGAGCCATATCTAGGCCCCGCCGATGCAGCATACACATTTGGGACTAGAATAGGTAGGGAGGTGCAGACCTACGAGGTTGGAGAACTTGTTGTAGCACCAATAGGCCCTGTCGATGCCCACAGCCTATACAACTTTTTGAGGGGGCTGTTCGAAGGGATAGAATCGAGATATGAGATACAGAGAAAGAGCTATGGAAGAGAGGTTGTGAAAACCAAGGTCGTGGTCCAAGACATGTACCAGTTCGTCAGGTCGAGAATAGGCGAACCGCTAATAATATTCGAGCCAGAGGGAGAGCCCATTTCAAGGGTGTCAAACGAGGTTGCAGAATTTGTAATGAGCTCGCTGAAAAAAGGGAAAAGAATCAATATCATGATTGGCGCTAGAGAGGGTGTTCCAACAAGCCTCTTCAGATACGCAAACTTTGTACTAGATGTGGCGCCCGGCATAGTGATTTCAACCGAGTATGCACTCTCATCAGCCCTAATAGCATTGACAACAATTCTGCATGAAAAGCTTGTTGAGGAAAAAGAGCAAATAGCTTGA
- the alaXM gene encoding alanyl-tRNA editing protein AlaXM, whose protein sequence is MATDLLYQKDSYLKEFTATVKRVDKEVIVLDKTAFNPRSGGLEHDTGYIYKGSKGYRVVKVVMDKDSGEVLHYLESENHDIVAGDEVRGVIDWDRRYRIMRMHTAAHILSAIMYRDYGALITGGNIDSEKAYDDYSLEQFNPEIFKDAVNKANQVVQQGIEVKIYWLKREEAMKIPGIVKLASRMPPEIDVLRIVEIPGVDIQADGGPHVRNTREIGEIVFLKAENKGRNKKRLYYTVKP, encoded by the coding sequence GTGGCTACAGATTTGCTATACCAAAAAGATAGCTACCTGAAAGAGTTTACAGCAACTGTGAAAAGAGTTGATAAAGAGGTTATAGTCTTAGATAAAACAGCTTTCAACCCTCGAAGCGGTGGCTTGGAGCACGACACTGGCTATATCTACAAGGGCAGTAAGGGCTATAGGGTTGTTAAAGTTGTCATGGATAAGGATAGTGGCGAGGTTCTACACTATCTAGAGTCCGAAAACCACGATATTGTTGCCGGTGATGAGGTTAGAGGTGTTATAGACTGGGATAGGAGATACAGAATAATGAGAATGCACACAGCTGCACACATACTCTCAGCAATTATGTATAGAGATTATGGAGCGCTGATTACAGGCGGTAACATAGACTCAGAGAAAGCGTATGACGACTACAGCTTGGAGCAATTCAATCCAGAAATATTTAAAGATGCTGTGAATAAAGCTAACCAGGTTGTTCAGCAGGGGATCGAGGTCAAGATATACTGGCTGAAGAGGGAAGAGGCTATGAAGATACCGGGGATAGTGAAGCTAGCGTCTAGAATGCCGCCTGAGATAGATGTTCTCAGAATAGTTGAGATACCAGGGGTTGACATACAAGCAGATGGAGGGCCTCATGTGAGAAACACGAGGGAGATAGGGGAGATAGTCTTTCTGAAGGCAGAAAACAAGGGAAGAAACAAAAAGAGGTTATATTATACTGTCAAACCGTGA
- a CDS encoding family 1 encapsulin nanocompartment shell protein gives MLSKHPLDLPVGRKLTREEVAEALRLAVIAELDAINLYLQLARAIEDEKIRKVFEDIAKEEKTHVGEFLAVLKSLDSEQVEELRKGAEEVSRLTGLEVKDPPNNGSEDVWKGVLDVIAKTVDSVRIFRKYLPVTVVGRGVDGVPLEAVGSGTRVVIPLEEISVEFKVSQRSVDYGEVYKLPTELGDGYRAAVEFASMEDRFILEKLLKLSNTIKLDIGSWDEPGQALREVSEAISKMLGGGVREPFILFVSPARYAKLLAVHERTGVMEITRIKGIVKEVVATPILPDDTALLVSANPYVLDVVVGVDTKIDYLGPENGYHKLRIWETIAVRPRMEKGIAVLKQVK, from the coding sequence ATGCTTTCCAAACACCCACTCGACTTGCCTGTTGGCAGGAAGCTGACTAGGGAAGAGGTTGCAGAGGCTCTTAGGCTTGCTGTAATAGCCGAGCTTGACGCTATCAACCTCTATCTACAGCTTGCCAGAGCCATTGAAGACGAGAAGATTAGAAAGGTTTTCGAGGACATTGCCAAAGAGGAGAAAACACATGTTGGCGAGTTTCTAGCGGTTTTAAAGTCTTTGGATAGCGAGCAGGTTGAGGAGCTTAGAAAAGGTGCTGAAGAGGTCAGTAGGTTAACTGGACTTGAAGTTAAGGATCCTCCAAATAATGGCTCTGAGGATGTGTGGAAGGGTGTTTTGGATGTTATTGCAAAGACTGTTGACTCTGTTAGGATCTTTAGAAAGTACCTGCCTGTAACAGTTGTTGGCAGAGGTGTTGACGGAGTTCCGCTAGAGGCTGTTGGCTCTGGCACCAGAGTTGTGATACCCTTGGAGGAGATAAGCGTTGAGTTTAAGGTTTCGCAGAGATCTGTTGACTATGGAGAGGTCTACAAGCTTCCTACAGAGCTTGGCGATGGCTATAGAGCTGCTGTAGAATTCGCCTCAATGGAGGATAGATTCATACTCGAAAAGCTGCTGAAGCTCTCAAACACTATAAAACTCGATATTGGTAGCTGGGACGAGCCAGGACAAGCACTGCGAGAGGTTTCAGAAGCTATATCGAAAATGCTTGGAGGTGGTGTTAGAGAGCCATTCATATTATTCGTAAGTCCTGCTAGATATGCAAAGCTGTTGGCTGTTCACGAAAGGACAGGCGTGATGGAGATAACAAGGATTAAAGGCATTGTGAAAGAAGTTGTTGCCACACCGATACTACCAGATGATACAGCACTACTTGTATCTGCCAACCCATATGTTCTAGATGTTGTCGTTGGCGTGGATACAAAAATAGACTATCTCGGACCTGAAAACGGCTATCACAAACTGAGGATATGGGAGACAATAGCTGTTAGACCAAGAATGGAAAAGGGAATTGCAGTACTGAAGCAGGTAAAGTAG
- a CDS encoding archaemetzincin family Zn-dependent metalloprotease, protein MGVEVFYTTEDIDVRKCVEAAIVEILNLKIVDERDIALPDWLFDQRRKQYRAEEVLDYIATLRKYEKTYVFGVIDADGYVKGLNFVFGVAYPHMGAVVFLQRLKTQSKELFLLRTRKEVLHELGHVLGLEHCKQFGCVMNFSNSVFEVDMKRDAFCKKCASKLSEFGVVVNPRHVLI, encoded by the coding sequence ATGGGTGTAGAGGTTTTCTACACAACCGAAGACATAGATGTTAGGAAATGCGTTGAAGCTGCAATTGTAGAGATACTCAATCTAAAGATAGTTGATGAACGCGATATAGCCCTGCCAGACTGGCTATTCGATCAACGCAGAAAACAGTATAGAGCTGAGGAGGTTCTAGACTACATAGCTACACTAAGAAAATATGAGAAAACATATGTGTTTGGAGTCATAGATGCCGATGGCTATGTAAAAGGGCTCAACTTTGTCTTTGGAGTGGCATATCCACATATGGGAGCTGTGGTGTTTCTACAGAGACTGAAGACACAATCAAAAGAATTGTTTTTGTTGAGAACAAGAAAAGAGGTTCTACATGAGCTAGGCCACGTACTTGGATTAGAACATTGCAAACAATTTGGGTGTGTAATGAACTTCAGCAACTCGGTCTTCGAGGTAGATATGAAGAGAGATGCTTTTTGCAAAAAATGTGCCTCAAAGCTTAGCGAATTCGGTGTAGTGGTAAATCCTAGACATGTTCTAATCTAA
- a CDS encoding ferredoxin, with translation MARYRVVVDRVTCIACGAAPATCPEIFELGSDNGKNRVVEKYSVKTDDSVSIGEIPEELYSCAKAGADVCPVNAIKIERIE, from the coding sequence ATGGCTAGATATAGGGTTGTAGTTGATAGAGTTACATGTATTGCATGTGGTGCTGCTCCAGCTACATGCCCTGAGATATTTGAGCTTGGGTCTGACAATGGGAAGAACAGGGTTGTTGAAAAGTATAGTGTTAAAACAGATGATAGTGTTTCCATAGGGGAGATACCCGAGGAGCTGTACAGTTGCGCCAAGGCAGGAGCTGATGTGTGTCCCGTTAACGCTATAAAGATCGAGAGAATTGAGTAG
- a CDS encoding 2-oxoacid:ferredoxin oxidoreductase subunit alpha: protein MPREGLSMILGGPQGAGVETSMTVLARALARRGYGVIADREYFSNITGRHSYIHMYVSAKSLPRSLRYPVDILAAMDAETVFTHIDDLGERGYVIYDTGVLQKKLDEIPSMEDVTKNRVREELRRLGVEPVVEDVLNFLRDSKGAGIIGISFADVLKTLMTKHKVDPRRASRYVSGIIVSAVAVLLGLDEESIRWSFSIQFAGREDLVAQNMDVLKFVEERMRSFRGVASLEKPSNSYSKLMVATGNDVVAMGKIVGGLRYQSYYPITPAADESFTIEKYEFSEVDGVSVGPIIVMQTEDEIAAICSAIGAALTGARSATATSGPGFDLMVEGLSWAGANEVPVVITYYQRGGPSTGQPTRGSQSDLFNALFAGHGEFARVVIASGDHEEAFYDAIEAFNIAERFQVPVIHLLDKFLANTVKTVPLPDLNKVKIFRGDISSGGLNYKRFDLSKLISPRAFLGTPDTVMWYAGDEHDELGHIVEDPENRVSMYSKRIEKMDLILRELPPERKFSLHGIDKPDFLVVGWGSVKGVALDALETLEKDGLKGAYLNLKLLWPFPLDDVSKILSSVSLDRVIAVEHSYGVQIARLISMGTGMRIRKTVAKFTGRPITLDELVDALKRILLNNVDRVVLKHGA from the coding sequence ATGCCGCGTGAAGGCTTGTCTATGATTCTTGGGGGTCCTCAGGGGGCTGGCGTAGAAACCTCTATGACTGTTTTGGCAAGAGCCCTAGCTCGGAGAGGCTATGGTGTCATAGCTGATAGAGAGTACTTCTCGAATATAACAGGGCGCCACAGCTATATCCACATGTATGTGTCTGCAAAGTCTTTGCCCAGATCTCTGAGATACCCCGTCGACATCTTGGCTGCCATGGATGCTGAAACAGTGTTTACCCATATAGACGACTTGGGTGAGAGGGGGTATGTCATCTACGATACAGGGGTTCTGCAGAAAAAGCTTGATGAGATACCCAGTATGGAGGATGTGACTAAGAATAGGGTTAGAGAAGAGCTTAGGAGACTTGGTGTAGAGCCTGTAGTCGAGGATGTGCTGAATTTTCTTAGGGACAGTAAAGGCGCTGGGATTATCGGCATCAGCTTCGCTGATGTTCTGAAAACGCTTATGACTAAACACAAGGTTGATCCTAGAAGAGCTTCGAGATATGTTAGCGGTATCATAGTCTCTGCTGTAGCTGTTCTTCTAGGCCTTGATGAAGAGTCGATTAGATGGTCCTTCTCTATCCAATTTGCTGGTAGAGAAGATCTTGTAGCTCAGAACATGGATGTGCTAAAGTTTGTCGAGGAGCGTATGAGAAGCTTTAGGGGTGTGGCATCACTTGAGAAGCCTTCTAATAGCTACAGCAAGTTGATGGTTGCCACAGGCAATGATGTTGTTGCCATGGGCAAGATTGTGGGCGGTCTTAGGTACCAAAGCTACTATCCAATAACACCCGCTGCTGACGAGAGCTTCACTATAGAGAAATACGAGTTTTCAGAGGTTGACGGGGTTTCTGTTGGCCCTATAATAGTTATGCAGACAGAAGATGAGATAGCGGCTATATGCTCAGCTATAGGTGCTGCTCTAACAGGTGCTAGAAGCGCTACAGCCACAAGCGGCCCTGGCTTTGACTTGATGGTTGAGGGGCTTTCCTGGGCAGGTGCAAACGAGGTTCCGGTGGTGATAACATACTATCAGAGGGGAGGGCCTAGCACTGGCCAGCCCACTAGAGGAAGTCAAAGCGATTTATTCAACGCTTTGTTTGCTGGGCACGGAGAGTTCGCGAGGGTTGTTATAGCCTCTGGAGATCATGAAGAGGCTTTTTACGATGCTATAGAGGCTTTCAATATAGCTGAGAGATTTCAGGTACCGGTCATACACCTTCTAGACAAGTTCTTGGCCAATACCGTGAAGACTGTTCCCCTCCCAGATCTTAACAAGGTAAAGATATTTAGAGGGGATATATCTAGCGGTGGACTAAACTACAAGAGGTTTGATCTAAGCAAGCTAATCTCTCCAAGAGCTTTCCTAGGAACGCCAGACACAGTTATGTGGTATGCAGGCGACGAGCATGATGAGCTTGGGCATATAGTTGAGGATCCAGAGAATAGAGTCTCTATGTACTCAAAGAGGATAGAGAAAATGGATCTTATTTTGCGTGAACTCCCCCCGGAGAGAAAATTCAGTTTGCATGGCATTGACAAACCCGATTTCCTGGTCGTTGGCTGGGGATCCGTTAAAGGGGTTGCTCTAGATGCTCTAGAGACTCTAGAAAAAGATGGTTTGAAAGGGGCCTACCTAAACCTAAAACTGCTGTGGCCTTTCCCACTAGATGACGTCTCGAAGATCCTCTCCTCAGTCTCTCTAGACAGGGTTATAGCTGTTGAACACAGCTACGGTGTTCAAATAGCCAGGCTCATATCCATGGGCACAGGTATGAGGATTAGAAAAACAGTAGCCAAGTTCACAGGCAGACCCATAACACTAGATGAGCTTGTAGACGCTCTCAAAAGAATACTGCTTAACAATGTTGATAGGGTGGTGCTAAAGCATGGTGCCTAG